The DNA segment CAGCCCCCAGATGAGGCCGGCCGCCAGAAATCCATTATAAAGCCCCTGGTTCGCCGCCAGCACCTTCGAGGCTACCGCGGCTTCGCGAGTCTGGCCGAAGGCGCGCAGGCCGGCGGGTTTGTCCCACAAAAACATCTCGAGCACGAGGAAATACACGTGCAGGAGGGCGACAAGGAGGATTACGATGCTGGCGGCGAAGTTCATGGTTTTTTTGAGGGGGGCCTCACCCACGCACGACCTTCGCCATCGTCACAAGCTGGCCGGTGTGGCGCGAGGCGTGTTCGGCAGCGTGAAAGAGTAACCCGATGACGGTCGACGGCAACCTGGCGCGGCCGACGAACCGGGCGTCCGTGAGGATCGATTCCGGGGTCTCACCCAGTTGATAGAGCGCCGCCTCCACGGTGTCCCGCCAGGCAGCGGCCAGCACAGCAAGCGCCGGCCGAGTCTGGGACAGGGTCTTCTCGGCGGAGAGAATCCGCAGCTGGGCGTCGGAAAGCCCCTCGCCCCGGGCGTAGGTCAGCAGACGGTCCGTACTGCCAGCCAGGTGGGCAAGGTGGAAACCGACCGAGCCGGCGCCGCCGGGATGCGCCCACAGCTGTTCGTCGGTAAGGCCGGCGGACGCGCTGAGCGTATCCTCCAGCGCCATGACGAGCGCGTGTCCCGCCGGCTGCAAGAGCGGCGGGATATCCGGTAACGGGCCACGCAGCCAGGGCTCGGGCAAGGTCGCGGTCATGGAGCAGGCGGCAGCGATTTCGGCGGGTTGGCGCCCCGGAGCAGCCGGCCCTTGCGGAACGCGTCGGCGATGGCCATGGGGATGCTGGCCTCGGCCTCGACGAGCTTCGCGCGTTGCTCCTGGATTTCCGCCTTCATCTCCTGTTGCAAGGCGATGGCGGCGGCGCGGCGTTCTTCGGAGCGTGCGAAGGCCACCCGGAGATCAGCCTTCGCCTGATCGATCTGCAGCTTGGCCCCGATGTTTTCGATCACATCCACATCCGCGATGTCGATCGAGAGGATCTCGAACGCCGTGCCGCTGTCCAGGCCGGCGTCGAGGACTTTTTTCGATATCGCCGCCGGGTTCTCCAGCACCTGGGCGTAGGTCTCCGAAGAACCTATCGTTGACACGATCCCCTCACCAACGCGGGCCATGATGGTGGCCTCGCCGGCGCCGCCGACGAGCCGCGCAATGTTGACGCGCACCGTCACGCGGCTCACCACACGCAGCTGCACGCCATCACGCGCAACGGCCGAGATGGGCGGCGTTTGGATCACCCGCGGCTGCACGGACACCTGCACGGCCTCGAACACGTCGCGCCCGGCGAGGTCGATGGCCGTGGCCTTCTCAAACGTCAGGTCGATCCCCGCTTTCTGGGCCGAGATGAGTGCGCGCACGACCTGCTGGACGTGCCCTCCGGCCATATAATGCGCCTCAAGGAGCGAGGTATCGATGTGGATGCCGGCCTGGTGCGCGGCAATCAGGGGCATGATGATGGCTTCCGGTGGTACCCGGCGCAGGCGCATGCCCACGAGGTCCTGGACGAGCTTGATGGGCACACCCGAAAAAATTGCCGTAATCCAGAGGCGAACGGGTACGAGGTAATACAGGTAACCGAGCGCAAGAACGCCAAAAACAAGCACAATCAGGGCAAAGGTACCGATGGATTCGAAGTATTCTTGCATGAGCGGAGGTGTGATGAAACAATCAGGCCGGCCAGGCCGCCTCGGGCGGTAACAGGCCGCTACCATGATAACCGAGAGCGGCCGGCGTACGCAAGAAAATGCCAGAATAAAATCAGAAATGCTTTATCGGGGTTTCGTGCCTTGCTCGCTCCCCGGATAGCGCGGCGGGGTCGAGCCCTCCTACAGCGTGGCCCGGACCAACAGCGCGCGATACCGCCGATCGCCCCGGATGGGTGCCAGCAACATGTCGTTTTCGATGTGCCCGGCGGACACACCGGTCGTATCGATCGCACACTCGAGCGCCGAGAAGGCGGCATCGACCCTGCCGAGTTGGGCCTCGGATTGCGCAAGTTGATAACATACTACCCCGTCCGTCCGGATCGCGCCCGCGATCCGCAGCATGCCGGCCGCTCGCTCGTAGTCAGCGGCCGCCAGGAAGTCGCGCGCCTCGTAAAACGACACGGACGCATAGACGGCCGCGAGCATGCGCCGGGCAGCGCCGGCGAGGTCGGTATCCACTGTATCGACGGATTCGATGCGGAGTCGCTCTATTTCCAGGCGCTCGAGAGAGGCGTTCGTTCGGGGCACCCGTTCGGCCGTGCGGTAGTCGTCGATAAACGCCACCACCCCCTCGCTATAGGCTTCGATACGTCGCGTGAGGGCCTCGCGGGCCTCAATGGCCTGGAGCGCAGCCGGCTCCTGGAGGAGGTGGTTGAGACGTATCCGCGCCGCATCGATATCCCCCCTACCCTCGAAATCGGCCACGACTTCCCGGTATCGGCGGACGGCATCGGCCCAGCGACCGGCGGCTTCGAGCGCCTGTGCCTCGGCGAGATGGGCGAGGCGCAGCGAATCCACCCAGGCCGGCTTGTAGCGAGCCATACCCGTGCGCATCGCCTGGAACTGCATCCAATCCAGCGCCTCGCCGGCCAGCGATTCCGGCATCCAGGCATGATCTCCTTCAAATACCACGAATCGATGGGGCATCCGGGTGGAGTCGAGCGCGGCGTCGCGCAATCGGGCGGCGTCGTAGTTGAAGTCGCCGAGGCCGGCGGTCCCGATATAGGCGGGCGGCCGCGTCATGGCGATCGCGGCCTGGACCGAAGAGGCGCCCGGCGGCAGGCCGTCGCCGGCGTTTATGATGCCGGCGAGGTGGCCATCGAGAAACGGCGCCGCGAACCAGGCGAAATGAGCCGTACCGGAGAAGCCAGCGAGGTAGAAGCGACGCGTATCCACCGCGTAACGCAGCTGCGCGTCCTGAATCATCGCGTGTAACGCCCGGCCGTTGACGGCAAAGGCCGAATCCGCGTCGCTCAGGGTATGGTGCGAGCTAAGCAGGATAAAGCCCAGCCGGTCGGCGCCGGCGCGAAAACGCTCGATGGGGACTAGCGCGCGGCCCCTCGGGTCCATCAGAAAAAGCACCGGATACGTTTGCTCCGCGTCGTACCCCGAGGGCAGGTACAGCGCATACCTCTGGCTCGTGTCCGCCGCCGAGGTGACACGAGGGACAGGAGTGCCCACCGCGAGGTACAACGTATCGGAGGGCTGCGCAAGCGCCGGGGCGCCGAGCAACGCGAGCAGAACAGTAGCGGCGAACCGCAGGAGCAACTGGGAGCGCGGGTTGATCACGGGGAGCGGACATCGACCGTATCGCTGGCGACAAAGCCGATGCGGTGCGCCACGGACACAATCCGTTCGCCGGCATCGAGCGGAATTGGGCCGGTATAAACCTCCCAGTGCCGGCCGATCGCTTCTTCATCAGCCAGGCGCTGGTAGCCGATCGAAGCGCCATCGGTCGCGCTGGTTAACGCGAGGCGGCCGTCTACCATCTCGCTCGCCGGCGGGGCTGTTACGGGCTGGGTGCCATCGGGCCAGATCGTGGCGAGGAAATCCATTTCCGGCATGGAGCCCCCGTCGCCAATCTCCGCCATCCAGCGATCACATTCGGCGCGGAGCGCCGCCAACGTGGCGGCATAGGCGGGGTCGCCGGCGAGGTTGTGCAGTTCGTGGGGATCCGCCAGTATGTCGAACAACTCCTCCGGGGCCTTCGTGGGCCTAAACCACTGGGCCTGGTACTCGTCCAGTTCGCCTGCGTCGCGCATGCGGAGCAGCTCCTGCATGATCGGCATCTGCTCGCGGTAAGCGACGGGCAGGTAGTAGGGTTTCTCGGGCTGGAAGTTGCGCAAATACTTGAACTGATGGTTGCGGACAGCGCGGATCATGTCGTACTGCTCATCGAACCGATCCGCCGCGCCATGGATGTAGGCACGGGGTTCGGCCGCGGCGAATTCGCCCTCGAAGGCCTGCCCGTCCACATAGTCGGGTGGTTCGATGCCCACCATGGACAGGAGGGTCGGTTTAAAATCGACGAAGCTGATCAGCCGATCGTCCACCTCGCCGGCGCGCCACTGGCCGGGGTAGCGGATGATCATCGGGACACGCAGGCCGGAGTCGTACACCAGCCTTTTTTGCCGGGGCAGCGGGCCGCCGTTGTCGGCGTACCATACGACGATGGTGCTGTCCATCAGGCCGGCGGCTTCGAGTTCGGCGAGCGCCTGGCCCACCTGATCGTCCATCGTCTTGATGTTGGAATATACCTGGCGGATATCGCGCCGGCCCACCGCGTTGTCCGGCAGGTAGGGCGGCACCGGGACGTCCAGATCCTCGGGCACCCAGAGCGAGTCGTTGGCGCGCGACCACACCTGGGATTCGTGTGTGACCCCGAAGTTGATGACGGCAAAAAATGGTTGTCCGGGTGCGCGGTTGCGCCAGTGGGCGTCTGCGCTGCTCTCATCCCAGGCCGTCACCGGCGCCGTGAACTGATAGTCCTCCTTGGCCGCGTTGGTGGCATAGTATCCGGCTTCCCGGAGGTACTCGCTGTGG comes from the Rhodothermales bacterium genome and includes:
- a CDS encoding DUF1304 domain-containing protein, which translates into the protein MNFAASIVILLVALLHVYFLVLEMFLWDKPAGLRAFGQTREAAVASKVLAANQGLYNGFLAAGLIWGL
- a CDS encoding DinB family protein, yielding MTATLPEPWLRGPLPDIPPLLQPAGHALVMALEDTLSASAGLTDEQLWAHPGGAGSVGFHLAHLAGSTDRLLTYARGEGLSDAQLRILSAEKTLSQTRPALAVLAAAWRDTVEAALYQLGETPESILTDARFVGRARLPSTVIGLLFHAAEHASRHTGQLVTMAKVVRG
- the floA gene encoding flotillin-like protein FloA (flotillin-like protein involved in membrane lipid rafts), with product MQEYFESIGTFALIVLVFGVLALGYLYYLVPVRLWITAIFSGVPIKLVQDLVGMRLRRVPPEAIIMPLIAAHQAGIHIDTSLLEAHYMAGGHVQQVVRALISAQKAGIDLTFEKATAIDLAGRDVFEAVQVSVQPRVIQTPPISAVARDGVQLRVVSRVTVRVNIARLVGGAGEATIMARVGEGIVSTIGSSETYAQVLENPAAISKKVLDAGLDSGTAFEILSIDIADVDVIENIGAKLQIDQAKADLRVAFARSEERRAAAIALQQEMKAEIQEQRAKLVEAEASIPMAIADAFRKGRLLRGANPPKSLPPAP
- a CDS encoding sulfatase, with protein sequence MHRVLATFLLLALALGCDSKPPAAAPASLDLGFRPNILWLVAEDLSPIIPPFGDSTVATPTLSRLAAEGVRYTHVFSPSGVCAPSRAALATGLYQTHMGAMHMRTGGDPRWLPPGLTPYEAMPPVGVKLHSEYLREAGYYATNAAKEDYQFTAPVTAWDESSADAHWRNRAPGQPFFAVINFGVTHESQVWSRANDSLWVPEDLDVPVPPYLPDNAVGRRDIRQVYSNIKTMDDQVGQALAELEAAGLMDSTIVVWYADNGGPLPRQKRLVYDSGLRVPMIIRYPGQWRAGEVDDRLISFVDFKPTLLSMVGIEPPDYVDGQAFEGEFAAAEPRAYIHGAADRFDEQYDMIRAVRNHQFKYLRNFQPEKPYYLPVAYREQMPIMQELLRMRDAGELDEYQAQWFRPTKAPEELFDILADPHELHNLAGDPAYAATLAALRAECDRWMAEIGDGGSMPEMDFLATIWPDGTQPVTAPPASEMVDGRLALTSATDGASIGYQRLADEEAIGRHWEVYTGPIPLDAGERIVSVAHRIGFVASDTVDVRSP